From the genome of Mycobacterium dioxanotrophicus, one region includes:
- the ilvD gene encoding dihydroxy-acid dehydratase: MPELRSRTITHGRNMAGARALLRAAGVSAADFGKPIVAIANSFTEFVPGHTHLQPVGRIVSEAVGAAGGIAREFNTIAVDDGIAMGHGGMLYSLPSRDLIADSIEYMVNAHRADALVCISNCDKITPGMLMAALRLNIPTVFVSGGPMEGGTATLVDGTVRGGLHLISAMADAVAPEISDADMERVESAACPTCGSCSGMFTANSMNCLTEAIGLALPGNGTTLATHTARRRLYEDAGTTVVDLARRYYDEDDERVLPRNIASAAAFSNAMVVDIAMGGSTNTILHLLAAAREAEVDFSLADIETLSTQIPCICKVAPNGRYLMEDVHRAGGIPAVMGELRRAGLLDTEVHAIHANSLAAWLDEWDPRSATVSAEAVDLFYAAPGGVRSSSAFSQSRRWESLDLDAASGCIRDVAHAYSADGGLAILRGNLAEDGCVVKTAGVDESILRFSGPAVVVESQEEAQDVILTGRVRPGDVLVVRYEGPRGGPGMQEMLYPTSYLKGVGLAKVCALITDGRFSGGSSGLSIGHVSPEAAAGGVIALVQDGDRIDIDIPARRIELLVDAAELDARRRRLEHGGGYWPQRRDREVSPALRAYAAMALSADQGAVRDVSLIEAASRAGAPARLAATGVPTTQC; the protein is encoded by the coding sequence ATGCCCGAATTGAGATCCAGGACCATCACCCACGGCCGCAATATGGCGGGAGCGCGCGCCTTGCTCCGCGCCGCAGGCGTGTCCGCCGCCGACTTCGGAAAGCCGATCGTGGCCATCGCCAACAGCTTCACCGAGTTCGTGCCCGGCCACACCCATCTGCAACCCGTCGGGCGCATCGTGTCCGAGGCGGTCGGTGCGGCCGGCGGGATAGCCCGCGAGTTCAACACGATCGCCGTCGACGACGGTATCGCGATGGGCCACGGCGGCATGCTCTACTCGCTGCCGTCCCGCGACCTCATCGCCGACTCGATCGAGTACATGGTCAACGCACATCGCGCCGACGCGCTCGTGTGTATCTCCAACTGCGACAAGATCACCCCCGGCATGTTGATGGCGGCGCTGCGGCTCAACATTCCCACCGTGTTCGTCTCGGGCGGTCCGATGGAGGGCGGCACAGCCACACTGGTCGACGGAACGGTGCGCGGTGGTCTGCACCTGATTTCGGCGATGGCCGACGCGGTGGCTCCCGAGATCTCCGACGCCGACATGGAGCGTGTCGAGTCCGCGGCGTGCCCGACCTGCGGATCGTGTTCGGGCATGTTCACCGCGAACTCGATGAACTGCCTCACCGAGGCGATCGGTCTGGCGCTGCCGGGGAACGGGACGACGCTGGCGACCCACACGGCCCGCCGCCGGCTGTACGAAGACGCGGGCACCACGGTGGTCGACCTGGCGAGGCGCTACTACGACGAGGACGACGAGCGGGTGCTACCGCGCAACATCGCCTCGGCCGCAGCATTTTCCAATGCCATGGTGGTAGACATCGCCATGGGTGGTTCGACCAACACGATCCTGCACCTGCTGGCAGCGGCGCGCGAGGCCGAGGTCGACTTCAGCCTTGCCGACATCGAGACCCTCTCGACGCAGATTCCGTGTATCTGCAAGGTCGCACCCAACGGCAGGTATCTGATGGAGGATGTGCACCGCGCGGGCGGCATCCCCGCGGTGATGGGTGAGCTGCGGCGTGCCGGCCTACTCGACACCGAAGTGCATGCGATACACGCAAACTCACTCGCCGCGTGGCTCGATGAGTGGGATCCGAGGTCTGCGACGGTCTCGGCCGAGGCCGTCGACCTGTTCTACGCCGCGCCCGGCGGGGTGCGTTCGAGTTCGGCGTTCTCCCAGTCCCGCCGTTGGGAGAGCCTCGACCTGGATGCGGCGTCAGGCTGTATCCGCGATGTCGCCCATGCGTATTCCGCGGACGGCGGCCTGGCGATCCTGCGGGGAAACCTCGCCGAGGACGGATGCGTGGTCAAGACCGCCGGTGTCGACGAGTCGATCCTGCGCTTCAGCGGGCCCGCGGTGGTGGTCGAATCCCAGGAAGAGGCGCAGGACGTCATCCTCACCGGCCGGGTGCGGCCCGGAGACGTCCTCGTGGTGCGATACGAGGGACCGCGCGGTGGCCCGGGGATGCAGGAAATGCTCTATCCGACCTCGTATCTCAAGGGGGTCGGGCTTGCCAAGGTGTGTGCGCTGATCACCGACGGACGGTTCTCCGGCGGGTCGTCGGGCCTGTCGATCGGGCACGTCTCGCCGGAGGCCGCTGCCGGTGGCGTCATCGCGCTGGTGCAGGACGGGGACCGCATCGACATCGACATCCCGGCCCGCCGCATCGAATTACTCGTCGACGCCGCTGAACTCGATGCCCGCCGACGTCGTCTGGAACACGGCGGTGGTTATTGGCCCCAGCGCCGGGACCGCGAGGTGTCACCGGCACTGCGGGCCTACGCCGCGATGGCCCTCTCGGCGGACCAGGGTGCGGTGCGCGACGTGTCGTTGATCGAGGCTGCGAGTCGGGCCGGGGCTCCGGCCCGA
- a CDS encoding helix-turn-helix transcriptional regulator, translated as MPNQAARAELGGFLRMRRESVARSRHGLPPIRGRDNGLRREEVAFLSSISVTWYTWLEQGRDINPSRQVLDAIGETLALSPADQTYLLSLAGFSPGGTAPPGEPPDHVHRLLEAFGRSPAFALDPDWEITAWNRAYAALYPRVRTVSDDDRNLLSLVFTDPSIKLLMPDWEVESRRFVSEFRMQNGARLDEAAVVRLLDRLRAKSPEFDRIWDDHTIEGFQTRIRRFDHALTGEIELEYHRLTPADQPDLNIVVYTPATDTAAAQLDRLVGEGSVT; from the coding sequence ATGCCCAACCAGGCCGCCCGCGCAGAACTCGGTGGGTTCCTGCGCATGCGCCGGGAATCGGTGGCCCGCTCCCGGCACGGTCTGCCACCGATCCGCGGCCGCGACAACGGCTTACGCCGTGAGGAAGTGGCGTTCCTGTCGTCGATCAGCGTCACCTGGTACACCTGGCTGGAGCAGGGCCGTGACATCAACCCGTCACGTCAGGTGCTCGACGCCATCGGGGAAACACTCGCGCTCTCACCCGCCGATCAGACGTATCTGCTGTCACTGGCCGGGTTTTCGCCGGGAGGTACGGCACCGCCGGGTGAGCCACCCGACCATGTGCACCGGTTGCTCGAGGCGTTCGGCCGCTCCCCTGCCTTCGCGCTCGACCCGGACTGGGAGATCACCGCGTGGAATCGCGCCTACGCGGCGCTGTACCCGCGGGTGCGCACAGTGTCGGACGACGATCGGAATCTGTTGTCGCTGGTGTTCACCGACCCGTCGATCAAATTGCTGATGCCCGACTGGGAGGTGGAGAGCCGGCGCTTCGTCTCCGAGTTCCGCATGCAGAACGGCGCACGGCTCGACGAAGCCGCCGTCGTCCGCCTACTCGACCGGCTGCGCGCGAAAAGCCCCGAATTCGACCGCATTTGGGACGACCACACCATCGAGGGCTTTCAGACCCGGATCCGGCGTTTTGATCACGCACTGACCGGTGAGATCGAGTTGGAGTACCACCGACTCACGCCGGCCGACCAGCCCGACCTCAACATCGTCGTCTACACCCCGGCCACCGACACCGCGGCGGCCCAGCTCGACCGACTCGTCGGCGAGGGGTCGGTGACGTAG
- the aroQ gene encoding type II 3-dehydroquinate dehydratase, with the protein MTARRLLLLNGPNLNLLGTRQPEVYGATTLPEIEASVTALAAELGFEVRAVQSNHEGVLIDAIHEARGDCAGIIINPGAYSHTSVAIPDALTSVELPVAEVHLSNIHRREPFRHHSYVSAVAEMVIAGAGPAGYEYAVRYLAGKLP; encoded by the coding sequence GTGACCGCTCGCCGACTGCTGCTGCTCAACGGCCCCAACCTCAACCTGCTGGGCACCCGCCAGCCCGAGGTGTACGGCGCCACCACCCTGCCCGAGATCGAGGCATCGGTGACCGCGCTGGCCGCCGAACTCGGCTTCGAGGTACGCGCCGTGCAGAGCAACCACGAAGGCGTGCTGATCGACGCCATCCACGAAGCCCGGGGCGACTGCGCGGGCATCATCATCAACCCGGGCGCCTACAGCCACACCTCGGTGGCCATCCCCGACGCTCTCACCTCGGTCGAATTGCCGGTCGCCGAAGTACATTTGAGCAACATCCACCGCCGCGAACCGTTCCGGCACCACTCCTACGTGTCGGCAGTCGCCGAGATGGTGATCGCCGGGGCGGGCCCCGCCGGATACGAGTACGCCGTCCGTTACCTGGCCGGCAAACTGCCATGA